A window of the Gammaproteobacteria bacterium genome harbors these coding sequences:
- a CDS encoding MFS transporter: MSTPGHPGPSGANQLELKTPLHTMAAFGIGNIPDSIKNWSWNAFVLFLYAQVHGLSGSLTGIAILIALIIDAVSDPYVGFLSDRAQGWKYGRRHTLMMFAVVPFGFCFYALFVPPDGLGQFGLFAWLLLFAVLNRLFITLFHVPYKAVGAELSRDVGVRPKIKAFGTVGMQGARIVLPLVAFNYFFFESASYSRGQLDPANYPPFAAAFATVAVLAMLINIAGTLKPVVGIERLEPPRPKPRIGPVEALKAVISAMTVTPNVRRSLLLAIVVFFAISSISVLRVHLITYLWQTPPDLTGWLASAQAIGAVIGAIVLPFTVKALDRKRCIAVGMCGYTGLTALAVLLPVFGLLPPPASRELAFALIGMFMAAGFLLGIYLVAIASLASDVADEHEVNTGKRQQALISGFGSFAIKTAGAFMVLLTGIYIDIINFPAGAPVGSVPWEKVESLAFFSAGFCVLGCFLVLWVASKFDVSLEKQREINRRLQAMLKAEGTSPA; this comes from the coding sequence GTGAGCACGCCCGGCCATCCCGGCCCTTCCGGAGCCAACCAGCTCGAGCTGAAGACGCCGCTGCACACGATGGCGGCCTTCGGGATCGGCAACATTCCCGACAGCATCAAGAACTGGTCCTGGAACGCCTTCGTCCTGTTTCTCTATGCCCAGGTGCATGGCCTGTCGGGCTCCCTGACGGGCATCGCAATTCTGATTGCGCTCATCATCGATGCCGTATCCGATCCTTACGTGGGCTTTCTGTCCGACCGCGCCCAGGGCTGGAAGTACGGGCGCCGGCACACCCTGATGATGTTTGCCGTCGTGCCTTTCGGGTTTTGCTTCTATGCCCTGTTCGTGCCGCCGGACGGGCTCGGTCAGTTCGGCCTGTTTGCCTGGCTGTTGCTCTTCGCCGTGCTCAACCGGCTCTTCATTACCTTGTTCCACGTGCCCTACAAGGCCGTCGGCGCCGAGCTCAGCCGCGATGTAGGCGTGCGCCCGAAAATCAAGGCTTTCGGCACCGTCGGGATGCAGGGCGCACGCATCGTCCTGCCGCTGGTGGCCTTCAACTACTTCTTTTTTGAAAGCGCTTCTTATTCGCGGGGACAACTGGACCCGGCCAACTACCCGCCTTTTGCCGCCGCCTTCGCCACGGTCGCGGTCCTTGCCATGCTGATCAACATCGCCGGAACGCTCAAACCCGTCGTCGGGATCGAACGGCTGGAGCCGCCGAGGCCGAAGCCGCGCATCGGGCCGGTCGAGGCCCTCAAGGCCGTCATCTCGGCCATGACCGTGACGCCGAACGTCCGCCGTTCGCTATTGCTGGCCATCGTGGTGTTCTTCGCCATCAGTTCCATCTCGGTGCTGCGGGTGCACCTGATCACGTATCTGTGGCAAACGCCGCCCGATCTGACCGGGTGGCTGGCCTCGGCCCAGGCCATCGGAGCCGTAATCGGGGCGATCGTCCTGCCGTTCACGGTCAAGGCGCTGGACCGCAAGCGTTGCATTGCGGTGGGCATGTGCGGATATACCGGCCTGACGGCGCTGGCGGTGCTGTTGCCGGTATTCGGACTGCTGCCGCCGCCGGCGTCCCGGGAACTGGCCTTTGCGCTGATCGGCATGTTCATGGCGGCGGGCTTTTTGCTGGGCATATACCTGGTGGCCATCGCATCGCTGGCCTCCGATGTGGCCGATGAGCACGAAGTCAACACCGGCAAGCGCCAGCAGGCGCTGATCAGCGGGTTCGGGAGTTTCGCCATCAAGACCGCCGGCGCGTTCATGGTGCTGTTGACCGGTATCTACATCGATATCATCAACTTTCCGGCGGGCGCGCCGGTGGGCTCGGTCCCCTGGGAAAAAGTGGAATCGCTGGCGTTTTTCTCCGCCGGATTCTGCGTTCTGGGGTGCTTCCTGGTGCTGTGGGTAGCATCGAAGTTCGACGTATCGCTGGAAAAGCAGCGGGAAATCAACCGGCGGCTGCAGGCTATGCTGAAAGCCGAAGGCACAAGTCCGGCATGA
- a CDS encoding DUF1838 domain-containing protein: MTEFDTTSMNRRGLLGAAGLGLLPGIAGFLPETGFGAELEDSPDLKDPWMLDPQKTFHNFLRSMGDLSGRISPQWWRGAYLAIYEDRHPELLFRLEGCEMKRIVDLGGGEYQFQYRIFTLFKDPITNEVLSGKLWRNPITGEELTIQPNISGAQRVVFHDERGVVERDENSGFEAVIHLLWTAQGDYAMHNGYKDRPEGRPIPMKEFATGFLSRAAAADFAAPRLETRFNSTFVAPFQSWMQMPADAGIAVWHASGHKARDVESLPPEYLEQLHHYRPEMKEWIGEDGKA, translated from the coding sequence GGGCTGGGACTGCTGCCCGGAATCGCGGGGTTCCTGCCGGAGACGGGTTTTGGGGCGGAACTCGAGGATTCGCCGGACCTGAAGGACCCGTGGATGCTGGATCCGCAGAAGACCTTCCATAATTTCCTGCGCTCCATGGGTGACCTGTCGGGCCGGATCTCGCCGCAGTGGTGGCGGGGCGCCTACCTGGCAATCTACGAAGACCGCCATCCCGAGCTGTTGTTCCGCCTGGAAGGCTGCGAGATGAAGCGCATCGTCGATCTCGGCGGCGGCGAATACCAGTTCCAGTACCGGATCTTCACGCTGTTCAAGGACCCGATCACCAACGAAGTCCTGAGCGGCAAACTCTGGCGCAATCCGATTACCGGCGAGGAACTCACCATCCAGCCCAATATCTCCGGCGCCCAGCGGGTTGTCTTTCACGACGAGCGCGGCGTCGTCGAAAGAGACGAGAACTCGGGGTTCGAGGCCGTCATTCACCTGCTCTGGACCGCCCAGGGCGACTACGCGATGCACAACGGCTACAAGGACCGTCCCGAGGGACGGCCGATCCCGATGAAGGAGTTTGCGACGGGCTTTCTGAGCCGGGCGGCGGCGGCCGATTTCGCCGCCCCGCGCCTGGAGACCCGGTTCAATTCCACCTTCGTCGCGCCGTTTCAAAGCTGGATGCAAATGCCGGCGGATGCGGGCATTGCCGTCTGGCACGCGTCCGGACACAAGGCGCGCGACGTCGAGAGCCTGCCGCCGGAATACCTGGAGCAATTGCATCACTACCGTCCTGAAATGAAGGAGTGGATCGGCGAGGACGGCAAGGCGTGA